From a single Aquincola tertiaricarbonis genomic region:
- a CDS encoding IclR family transcriptional regulator: MPTAVQGTAAFGKFMQVLQLVADAPGPMTTAELTRASGFPRPTLHRIVAALLAEGLLREAEGGGSYELGPRLMALASRSWGRSGLRGAAGEALRQLRDTTGETVHLAVPSGTRMVYIEKLESPSAVRMASRVGSSMPMHSTAVGKAYLAALDEARREALLPTLELTRHTDHTVVRPEALRRQLQRVQADGWSVDDEENEAGITCYGAVIRGGQGEPVGAVSVSTLRYRQPADVQAAYVQPLLAAVQAISARIAGMPTSDEA, from the coding sequence ATGCCCACGGCCGTCCAGGGTACCGCCGCCTTCGGCAAGTTCATGCAGGTGCTGCAACTGGTGGCCGATGCGCCGGGGCCGATGACCACGGCCGAACTCACCCGCGCCAGCGGCTTTCCGCGGCCCACGCTGCACCGCATCGTCGCGGCGCTGCTGGCCGAAGGCCTGCTGCGCGAAGCCGAAGGCGGCGGCAGCTACGAGCTGGGCCCGCGGCTGATGGCACTGGCCAGCCGCAGCTGGGGCCGCTCGGGCCTGCGCGGCGCGGCGGGCGAGGCACTGCGCCAGTTGCGCGACACCACCGGCGAGACGGTGCACCTGGCGGTGCCCAGCGGCACCCGCATGGTCTACATCGAGAAGCTGGAAAGCCCGAGTGCGGTGCGCATGGCCTCCCGCGTGGGCAGCAGCATGCCGATGCATTCCACCGCGGTGGGCAAGGCCTACCTGGCCGCGCTGGACGAAGCGCGGCGCGAGGCGCTGCTGCCCACGCTGGAGCTGACCCGCCACACCGACCACACCGTGGTGCGGCCCGAGGCGCTGCGACGCCAGCTGCAGCGGGTGCAGGCGGACGGCTGGTCGGTGGACGACGAGGAGAACGAAGCCGGCATCACCTGCTACGGCGCCGTCATCCGCGGCGGCCAGGGTGAGCCGGTGGGCGCGGTGAGCGTGAGCACGCTGCGCTACCGCCAGCCGGCTGACGTGCAGGCGGCCTATGTGCAGCCACTGCTGGCCGCGGTGCAGGCCATCTCGGCACGCATCGCCGGCATGCCGACCTCGGACGAAGCCTGA
- a CDS encoding DMT family transporter, producing the protein MTPLSVFTRPRNVVALALLCCLLWGSSYAAIKSGYALLQIVPADLPAKLLFAGWRFLAAGLVLLAALALMGRTVRLPDARAWGRVGLLGVAQTTLQYLFFYVGLAYTTGVKASILNATGTFFSVLLAHWLHADDRLSPRKALGCAIGFAGVMVVSLGQGPLDFDFTLRGEGCIVAAAAVLAASSIYGKRVSQGMHPVLMTGWQLAIGGAVLLVLGWAGGGQLGHFSLGAWLLLGYLALLSAAAFSLWSLLLQHNRVSRITAFNFMVPVFGTLLSALFLGERILEPKYALALVLTCAGIWLVTQQGAARGRACAQVPQKV; encoded by the coding sequence TTGACCCCTCTTTCCGTGTTCACCCGGCCGCGCAACGTCGTGGCCCTGGCCCTGCTGTGCTGCCTGCTGTGGGGCAGCTCCTACGCTGCCATCAAGAGCGGCTATGCGCTGCTGCAGATCGTGCCGGCCGACCTGCCGGCCAAGCTGCTGTTCGCCGGCTGGCGTTTCCTGGCGGCCGGGTTGGTGCTGCTGGCCGCGCTGGCCCTGATGGGCCGCACGGTGCGCCTGCCCGATGCACGCGCCTGGGGCCGTGTGGGCCTGCTGGGCGTGGCGCAGACCACGCTGCAGTACCTGTTCTTCTACGTGGGTCTGGCCTACACCACGGGCGTCAAGGCCTCCATCCTCAATGCCACCGGCACCTTCTTCAGCGTGCTGCTGGCGCACTGGCTGCATGCCGACGACCGGCTGTCACCGCGCAAGGCACTGGGATGCGCCATCGGCTTTGCCGGCGTGATGGTGGTGAGCCTGGGCCAGGGCCCGCTGGACTTCGACTTCACGCTGCGGGGTGAAGGCTGCATCGTGGCCGCGGCAGCGGTGCTGGCCGCTTCCAGCATCTACGGCAAGCGGGTGTCGCAAGGCATGCACCCGGTGCTGATGACCGGCTGGCAGCTGGCCATCGGCGGTGCGGTGCTGCTGGTGTTGGGCTGGGCCGGCGGCGGCCAGCTGGGGCACTTCAGCCTGGGGGCGTGGCTGCTGCTGGGCTACCTGGCGCTGCTGTCGGCGGCGGCCTTCTCGCTGTGGAGCCTGCTGCTCCAGCACAACCGGGTCAGCCGCATCACCGCCTTCAACTTCATGGTGCCGGTGTTCGGCACGCTGCTGTCGGCGCTGTTTCTGGGTGAACGCATCCTGGAGCCCAAGTACGCGCTGGCCCTGGTGCTCACCTGCGCGGGCATCTGGCTGGTGACGCAGCAAGGCGCGGCCCGGGGCCGCGCCTGCGCTCAGGTGCCGCAGAAGGTTTGA
- a CDS encoding MerR family transcriptional regulator yields MKRPAPENPTSPPETTTASGGSLHRSGAVARMLQMPVATLRVWERRYGLSQPQRSASGQRLYSADEVRRLALLKQLTDRGHAIGQLAGLSMAQLQQVASTHASVLAEHHSMPAPAPAGPAPASRRWQLAVVGSGLGARLQPQWLAGRAAVPVAVLGPYATLAQAQAALAGQAVDAWLLEAPRLHPGWLAEQQAACPALREAPCAVLYRYAADATCQALAEAGLALLREPQPDAVLGPWMAGWLASLALRQAAAAGLAAPGLLPPGPATPDAAEAPLPARRWDDAALAEFAGLSTTIACECPRHVAELLMQLSHFEAYSAECADRGPSDAQLHSYLRRVAATARASFETALEQVALHEGLLPHAIRPSGSQVAEPRAAGPSQGAESPPGG; encoded by the coding sequence ATGAAGCGCCCCGCCCCGGAAAACCCGACGAGCCCGCCCGAAACCACCACGGCCAGCGGTGGCAGCCTGCACCGCAGCGGCGCCGTGGCCCGCATGCTGCAGATGCCGGTGGCCACGCTGCGCGTGTGGGAGCGGCGCTACGGCCTCAGCCAGCCGCAACGCTCGGCCAGCGGCCAGCGGCTGTACTCGGCCGACGAGGTGCGCCGCCTGGCCCTGTTGAAGCAGCTCACCGACCGCGGCCATGCCATCGGCCAGTTGGCCGGGCTGAGCATGGCCCAGCTGCAGCAGGTGGCCAGCACCCATGCCAGCGTGCTGGCCGAGCACCACAGCATGCCCGCACCCGCGCCGGCCGGCCCCGCCCCTGCATCACGCCGCTGGCAGCTGGCGGTGGTGGGCAGCGGACTGGGTGCACGCCTGCAGCCGCAGTGGCTGGCCGGACGCGCAGCCGTGCCGGTGGCGGTGCTGGGCCCGTACGCCACGCTGGCCCAGGCCCAGGCCGCATTGGCCGGCCAGGCGGTGGACGCCTGGCTGCTCGAAGCCCCGCGCCTGCACCCGGGCTGGCTGGCCGAGCAGCAGGCGGCCTGCCCAGCGCTGCGCGAGGCGCCCTGCGCGGTGCTGTACCGCTATGCCGCCGATGCCACCTGCCAGGCGCTCGCCGAAGCCGGGCTAGCCTTGCTGCGCGAGCCGCAGCCCGATGCGGTGCTGGGCCCGTGGATGGCCGGCTGGCTGGCCAGCCTGGCACTGCGGCAGGCCGCAGCGGCGGGCCTGGCTGCGCCGGGTCTGCTGCCGCCCGGCCCGGCCACACCCGATGCCGCCGAAGCGCCCCTGCCCGCCCGGCGCTGGGACGACGCCGCACTGGCCGAATTCGCCGGCCTGTCCACCACCATCGCCTGCGAATGCCCGCGGCATGTGGCCGAGCTGCTGATGCAGCTGTCCCACTTCGAGGCCTACAGCGCCGAATGCGCCGACCGCGGCCCCAGCGACGCGCAGCTGCACAGCTACCTGCGCCGGGTGGCGGCCACCGCGCGCGCCAGCTTCGAGACGGCGCTGGAGCAGGTGGCGCTGCATGAAGGGCTGTTGCCTCACGCGATCAGGCCGAGCGGGTCGCAGGTCGCCGAGCCCCGCGCCGCCGGGCCGTCCCAAGGCGCGGAGAGCCCCCCTGGGGGGTAG
- a CDS encoding protein adenylyltransferase SelO has protein sequence MTVIAFDNTYARQLEGFHVPWKPATAPAPRLLYANEALAAELGLDPALLQGPQAAATWVGNQLPDGAEPIAQAYAGHQFGGFSPQLGDGRALLLGEVIDRQGRRRDIAFKGSGRTPFSRGGDGKAAVGPMLREVLIGEAMHALGIPTTRALAVVATGERVMRELPLPGAVLTRVAASHLRVGTFQFYAARGDLARLRQLADYTLHRHDPALAARPDAPLALLQAVAERQARLIAQWINVGFIHGVMNTDNMALSGETIDYGPCAFMEAYNPAAVFSSIDHGGRYAYANQPHIARWNLARFAETLLPLIAGSEEEAETQRAVEQAMAVIDGFPALYEAALLAGQRAKLGLVAGSGDDAEDRQLAADWLALLQAQAVDFTLGWRRLADAAEGRDDMLQALFTDTAPLQAWLQRWRQRADLPAAADGVVSEATTQRAAAMRRASPFVIPRNHRVEEALTAAMMENDLQPFERLLAALQQPFSETPELQPYGEPAPAAVTAGYQTFCGT, from the coding sequence ATGACCGTCATCGCCTTCGACAACACCTACGCCCGCCAGCTGGAGGGCTTTCACGTGCCGTGGAAGCCGGCCACCGCCCCCGCGCCGCGCCTGCTGTATGCCAACGAGGCGCTGGCCGCCGAGCTGGGCCTGGACCCGGCGCTGCTGCAGGGCCCGCAGGCCGCTGCCACCTGGGTGGGCAACCAGCTGCCCGACGGCGCCGAGCCCATCGCCCAGGCCTATGCCGGCCACCAGTTCGGTGGCTTCTCGCCGCAGCTGGGGGATGGTCGCGCGCTGCTGCTGGGCGAGGTGATCGACCGCCAGGGCCGGCGCCGCGACATCGCCTTCAAAGGCTCGGGCCGTACGCCGTTCTCGCGCGGCGGTGACGGCAAGGCTGCGGTGGGCCCGATGCTGCGCGAGGTGCTGATCGGCGAGGCGATGCATGCGCTGGGCATTCCCACCACCCGCGCGTTGGCGGTGGTGGCCACCGGCGAGCGGGTGATGCGCGAGCTGCCGCTGCCCGGCGCCGTGCTCACCCGCGTGGCCGCCAGCCACCTGCGGGTGGGCACCTTCCAGTTCTATGCCGCGCGCGGCGACCTGGCGCGGCTGCGCCAGCTGGCCGACTACACCCTCCACCGCCACGACCCCGCGCTGGCCGCCCGGCCCGATGCGCCGCTGGCGTTGCTGCAGGCCGTGGCGGAGCGGCAGGCCCGGCTGATCGCGCAGTGGATCAACGTGGGCTTCATCCACGGCGTGATGAACACCGACAACATGGCCTTGTCGGGCGAAACCATCGACTACGGGCCCTGCGCTTTCATGGAGGCGTACAACCCGGCCGCGGTGTTCAGCAGCATCGACCACGGCGGCCGCTACGCCTATGCCAACCAGCCGCACATCGCGCGCTGGAACCTGGCCCGCTTCGCCGAAACGCTGCTGCCGCTGATCGCCGGCAGCGAAGAAGAAGCCGAGACCCAGCGGGCCGTCGAGCAGGCGATGGCGGTGATCGACGGTTTTCCGGCGCTGTACGAAGCGGCGCTGCTGGCCGGCCAGCGCGCCAAACTGGGCTTGGTGGCAGGCAGCGGCGACGATGCCGAAGACCGCCAGCTGGCCGCCGACTGGCTGGCGCTGCTGCAAGCGCAGGCGGTGGACTTCACCCTGGGCTGGCGCCGCCTGGCCGACGCGGCCGAGGGCCGCGACGACATGCTGCAGGCCTTGTTCACCGACACCGCGCCGCTGCAGGCCTGGCTGCAACGCTGGCGCCAGCGGGCCGACCTGCCGGCGGCGGCGGACGGCGTGGTGAGCGAAGCCACCACCCAGCGCGCCGCGGCGATGCGCCGCGCCAGCCCCTTCGTCATCCCGCGCAACCACCGGGTGGAAGAGGCGCTGACCGCCGCCATGATGGAGAACGACCTGCAGCCCTTCGAGCGCCTGCTGGCCGCGCTGCAGCAACCGTTCAGCGAAACGCCCGAGCTGCAGCCCTACGGCGAGCCGGCCCCGGCGGCCGTGACGGCCGGCTATCAAACCTTCTGCGGCACCTGA